One genomic segment of Hordeum vulgare subsp. vulgare chromosome 2H, MorexV3_pseudomolecules_assembly, whole genome shotgun sequence includes these proteins:
- the LOC123430169 gene encoding 7-deoxyloganetin glucosyltransferase-like, translated as MGSEACHEKPHAVMIPYPAQGHVTPMMKMAKLLHARGFHVTFVNTEFNHRRLLRSRGAGALDGVPGFRFAAIPDGLPSSDADATQDVPALCNSTMTTCLPHLLALLAKLNEPGSGVPPVTCLVVDGVMSFGYDAAKEIGVPCAALWTASACGFMGYRHYPQLIEWGFVPFKDEAQLTDKAHLDTVVQGVRGMCEDMRLRDFPSFMRTTDRGDIMLNFFVHEGGRLSLPTAVMINTFDELERPVLDAMRAILPPLYTVGPLLLHAHHAVPDGTSLDALGSNLWKEQDGLLDWLDGHGASSVVYVNYGSITVMTNEQLLEFAWGLANSGYPFIWNIRPDLVKGDTAVLPPDFMASIDGRAMLTTWCSQEKVLAHKAVGVFLTHSGWNSTLESISNGVPMLSWPFFAEQQTNCRYKCTEWGNGMEIDGEVKREVLAAMIREVMQGEKGLDMRRRAAEWKESAVRATLPGGSAVVNLNTVIRDVLLANFNNKDGGPK; from the exons ATGGGGTCGGAGGCCTGCCATGAGAAGCCGCATGCCGTGATGATCCCGTACCCGGCGCAGGGCCACGTCACGcccatgatgaagatggccaagcTGCTCCACGCCCGAGGCTTCCACGTCACCTTCGTCAACACCGAGTTCAATCACCGCCGCCTGCTCCGCTCGCGCGGGGCGGGGGCGCTCGACGGCGTCCCGGGCTTCCGCTTCGCCGCCATACCGGACGGGCTGCCGTCGTCCGACGCCGACGCCACGCAGGACGTCCCCGCGCTCTGCAACTCCACCATGACCACCTGCCTCCCCCACCTCCTGGCCCTTCTTGCCAAGCTCAACGAACCAGGCTCCGGGGTGCCGCCGGTCACCTGCCTTGTCGTCGACGGCGTCATGTCGTTCGGTTATGACgctgccaaggagattggcgtgCCCTGCGCGGCCTTGTGGACGGCCAGCGCGTGCGGGTTCATGGGCTACCGCCACTACCCGCAGCTCATTGAGTGGGGTTTCGTGCCTTTCAAAG ACGAGGCCCAGCTCACGGACAAGGCACACCTGGACACGGTGGTGCAGGGCGTGCGCGGCATGTGCGAGGACATGAGGCTGCGGGACTTCCCGTCCTTCATGCGCACCACTGACCGCGGCGACATAATGCTCAACTTCTTCGTGCACGAGGGCGGGCGCCTCTCGCTCCCCACCGCCGTCATGATCAACACGTTCGATGAGCTGGAGCGCCCAGTCCTGGACGCCATGCGCGCCATCCTCCCGCCCCTCTACACCGTCGGGCCGCTGCTCCTCCACGCCCACCACGCCGTCCCCGACGGCACCTCGCTCGACGCCCTTGGCTCCAACCTTTGGAAGGAGCAGGACGGCCTCCTTGACTGGCTCGACGGCCACGGCGCCAGCTCCGTGGTGTACGTCAACTACGGAAGCATCACCGTGATGACGAACGAGCAGCTCCTGGAGTTCGCGTGGGGGCTGGCCAACAGCGGCTACCCTTTCATATGGAACATCCGGCCAGACCTCGTCAAGGGCGACACGGCCGTGCTGCcgccggatttcatggcctccatcgaCGGCCGTGCCATGCTCACCACGTGGTGCTCGCAGGAGAAGGTCCTCGCGCATAAGGCCGTGGGAGTCTTCCTGACGCACTCCGGGTGGAACTCGACGCTGGAGAGCATCTCTAATGGCGTGCCTATGCTCAGCTGGCCCTTCTTCGCGGAGCAGCAGACCAACTGCAGGTACAAGTGCACGGAGTGGGGGAACGGGATGGAGATCGACGGCGAGGTGAAGCGGGAGGTCCTGGCGGCGATGATACGTGAGGTCATGCAAGGGGAGAAGGGGCTGGACATGAGGAGGCGTGCGGCGGAATGGAAGGAGAGTGCGGTTAGAGCCACGCTTCCTGGTGGATCCGCGGTGGTCAACCTCAACACGGTCATCCGTGACGTGCTCCtcgccaacttcaacaacaaagATGGTGGGCCTAAGTAA